The following proteins are co-located in the Mesorhizobium australicum WSM2073 genome:
- a CDS encoding ABC transporter permease, translating to MSDQPITNPSDSRFASSWVAATGSWLPAVILLLATIVVWEAVVRIFAISAFIIPAPSEIAQSLVAQWATLMQATLVTAGEILFGFLVSVVVGVAIALVIVRFDWLGRALYPLVVLFQNVPKVALAPIFILWFGYGLAPKIGLILVIAFFPVTLSMLAGMQSVDRSLLSLMNSVGASPTQILFRIRVPHSLPNLMAGTKIAATLSVIGAIVGEFAGASDGLGYVIQFASTQLDTALVFAALLLVSVLGIAFYYAAEILERIVVPWAPKFSQA from the coding sequence ATGAGCGATCAACCCATCACCAATCCCTCCGACTCGCGGTTTGCCTCGAGTTGGGTGGCCGCGACCGGCAGCTGGCTGCCGGCGGTCATACTTTTGCTGGCGACGATCGTCGTATGGGAAGCCGTGGTGCGGATTTTCGCTATCTCCGCCTTCATCATTCCCGCTCCGTCCGAAATCGCGCAATCGCTGGTCGCGCAATGGGCAACGCTGATGCAGGCGACGCTGGTGACGGCAGGCGAGATCCTGTTCGGGTTCCTTGTCTCCGTCGTGGTCGGCGTCGCCATTGCGCTGGTCATCGTGCGCTTCGACTGGCTGGGCCGAGCGCTTTATCCGCTGGTGGTGTTGTTCCAGAACGTGCCGAAGGTGGCGCTGGCGCCGATCTTCATTCTCTGGTTCGGCTATGGGCTCGCGCCCAAGATCGGCCTGATCCTGGTCATCGCCTTCTTCCCGGTGACATTGTCGATGCTGGCCGGCATGCAGTCGGTCGATCGCTCGCTGCTGTCGCTGATGAACTCGGTCGGCGCCAGCCCGACGCAGATCCTGTTCAGGATCCGCGTTCCGCATTCGCTGCCGAACCTGATGGCGGGAACCAAGATCGCGGCCACGCTGAGCGTGATCGGCGCCATCGTCGGCGAATTCGCCGGTGCCTCGGACGGCTTGGGCTACGTCATCCAGTTCGCCTCGACCCAGCTCGACACCGCGCTGGTCTTCGCGGCGCTGCTGCTCGTCTCCGTGCTCGGCATCGCCTTCTACTACGCCGCCGAAATCCTCGAACGCATCGTGGTGCCATGGGCACCGAAATTCAGCCAGGCCTAG
- a CDS encoding ABC transporter substrate-binding protein, with translation MLRRSLIKVATLAAFAGALGFSNATLAADKITVQLDWVVRGNHAMFFVGKEKGFFAKNDIDVAEIRKGSGSPDAMRLVGNGNADFGFGDLPTLAVARSQSVPVVAVAAVNQHSPLAIMSLAKTVKLTKPADLKGLTIGIHPAGSTYIFFKGFLAANGLTEKDMTLNSVSPPYESYLLLGRVQTVVGYVDAEVPELEAKAGGPGSLSIMMGADHGWKAYGSGLFTSETMTKDKPDVVARFVKAYREAFDYVVAHPEEAAEITAKAAPGYADKKDVLLAQINADIASTFTSPDTKDHGLGWMTKTQWEETLKTLTDQGVLKAALSADDVFTDKFLAKE, from the coding sequence ATGCTGAGACGCTCACTTATCAAGGTAGCCACGCTTGCGGCCTTTGCCGGCGCGCTTGGCTTCTCGAACGCGACGCTGGCGGCTGACAAGATCACGGTCCAACTCGATTGGGTGGTGCGCGGCAATCATGCCATGTTCTTCGTCGGCAAGGAAAAAGGCTTCTTCGCCAAGAACGACATCGACGTTGCCGAAATCCGCAAGGGTTCGGGTTCGCCGGATGCCATGCGGCTGGTGGGCAACGGGAACGCGGATTTCGGTTTCGGCGATCTTCCCACGCTCGCCGTCGCCCGCTCGCAGAGCGTTCCGGTGGTGGCGGTGGCCGCCGTCAACCAGCACTCGCCGCTGGCAATCATGTCGCTCGCCAAGACGGTGAAGCTCACCAAGCCGGCCGATCTCAAGGGCCTGACCATCGGCATTCATCCAGCGGGCTCGACCTACATCTTCTTCAAGGGCTTCCTGGCGGCCAACGGCCTGACCGAAAAGGACATGACGCTGAACAGCGTCTCGCCGCCCTATGAAAGCTATCTGCTTCTCGGCCGGGTCCAGACGGTGGTCGGCTATGTCGACGCCGAGGTTCCCGAACTGGAAGCCAAGGCGGGCGGTCCCGGTTCGCTCAGCATCATGATGGGCGCCGACCATGGCTGGAAGGCTTATGGCTCCGGCCTGTTCACCTCGGAGACAATGACCAAGGACAAGCCGGACGTCGTCGCCCGTTTCGTCAAGGCCTACAGGGAAGCCTTCGACTATGTTGTCGCCCATCCGGAAGAAGCCGCCGAGATCACTGCCAAGGCTGCTCCAGGCTATGCCGACAAGAAGGATGTGCTGCTGGCGCAGATCAACGCCGACATCGCCTCCACCTTCACCAGCCCCGACACCAAGGATCACGGCCTCGGCTGGATGACGAAGACGCAGTGGGAGGAAACGCTGAAGACGCTCACCGACCAGGGCGTGCTTAAAGCCGCGCTATCGGCCGACGACGTCTTCACCGACAAGTTCCTGGCGAAGGAATAG
- a CDS encoding putative B6 ABC transporter substrate-binding protein: MLKILKGSVSALILSGILTGGALAGEVKSIAILTPEEGTDYGWNQQGIDAAKAAGKAAGVEVVVAQGLGYGDVRPTLRELASDGASLLIAHASGYNTSAPEIAKELKVPVAIVDTPNGLKKGLVADYTLSGHQGAYLAGRLAAKMSRSKSVGIVVSGEPPSWNSQSAAFAQGVKAENPDVKITYAVIGPAAYSDAAGGKRVTESVIASGADIIFGQGNGSSFGMLQAVETTKAADGGKVYFIDVIGDKSPIDKGFLLSSVVWNIEPVYAAMIADLKADTFGTKHYSIGLKDDSVQLLKTAAIPGNVWSEIQALREDVISGKIKVEPVYDAAAVRALMTSVAQ, from the coding sequence ATGTTAAAGATCCTGAAGGGTAGCGTAAGTGCATTAATACTGTCTGGTATCTTGACGGGCGGCGCGCTTGCCGGCGAAGTCAAGTCGATCGCCATCCTCACGCCTGAAGAAGGCACGGACTATGGCTGGAACCAGCAAGGCATCGACGCCGCCAAGGCAGCCGGCAAGGCAGCCGGCGTCGAGGTGGTCGTGGCGCAGGGCCTCGGCTATGGCGATGTCCGTCCGACGCTGCGCGAGCTCGCGTCCGACGGCGCCAGCCTGCTGATCGCGCATGCCAGCGGCTACAACACCTCGGCGCCCGAGATCGCCAAGGAATTGAAGGTTCCGGTAGCGATCGTCGATACGCCGAACGGGCTGAAGAAAGGCCTCGTCGCCGACTACACGCTGAGCGGCCACCAGGGCGCCTATCTGGCCGGCCGTCTCGCCGCCAAGATGTCGCGCTCGAAGTCGGTCGGCATCGTCGTCTCCGGTGAACCGCCATCGTGGAACTCGCAATCGGCGGCGTTCGCGCAAGGGGTGAAGGCGGAGAACCCGGACGTCAAGATCACTTATGCGGTGATCGGGCCGGCCGCCTACAGTGACGCTGCCGGCGGCAAGCGCGTCACCGAAAGCGTTATCGCCTCGGGCGCCGACATCATTTTCGGCCAGGGCAACGGCTCCAGCTTCGGCATGCTGCAGGCAGTCGAGACGACAAAGGCCGCCGATGGCGGCAAGGTCTATTTCATCGACGTCATCGGCGACAAGTCGCCAATCGACAAGGGCTTCCTGCTGTCGTCGGTGGTGTGGAACATCGAACCGGTCTACGCGGCGATGATCGCCGACCTGAAAGCCGACACGTTCGGTACCAAGCATTACTCGATCGGCCTCAAGGACGATTCCGTGCAGTTGCTGAAGACCGCCGCCATCCCCGGCAACGTCTGGAGCGAAATCCAGGCGCTGCGCGAGGACGTCATTTCCGGCAAGATCAAGGTCGAGCCGGTCTATGACGCCGCCGCCGTCAGGGCGCTGATGACAAGCGTCGCCCAGTAA
- a CDS encoding putative B6 ABC transporter ATP-binding protein: protein MSSLSSSPVDSRDIVALEGVTKRFPGIVANDSVDLSIHPGEVHVLLGENGAGKSTLIGMLSGLQQPDEGRILVDGKPTPITSPRHALALGIGTVFQHMMLVPTLTVAENLLLGGPWWQRPRTEELAARVAEITGSLGITVKLHAKVSELSLGEQQQVEILRAMVRNSRVLILDESTSMLTPKGIEELGALMRRLVEQGLAIVFITHKLKEAAAFGDRISVLKLGRKVGEIPPERFRALGEQEIISEIVELMFGKQKDDPEAVERPARAVDASAAPLLQVADLTVAPTDNAPGLSSISFDIRPGEILGIAGIDGNGQKQLAEALAGQRAATSGSVRLEGTAIEALSVGERRHRGLRYLTDDRLGEGTVGTFPVSINFFLKQVGAAPFWRSGVEQRAEIDRRAAELVREYDVRTPSLKTPVARLSGGNIQKVLLARELAEGAKVVIFNKPTYGLDLANTLASRQRIRDTAARGLAVLLISTDLEELLSMCDRIAVIANGVLVGTVANADDARTRVGRLMIGLAA from the coding sequence ATGAGCAGTCTTTCTTCATCGCCCGTCGACAGCCGCGACATCGTCGCGCTCGAAGGCGTGACCAAACGCTTTCCCGGCATCGTCGCCAACGACAGCGTCGACCTGTCGATCCATCCTGGCGAGGTGCATGTACTGCTCGGCGAGAACGGCGCGGGAAAATCCACCTTGATCGGCATGCTGTCGGGCCTGCAGCAGCCGGACGAGGGGCGCATACTTGTCGACGGCAAGCCGACGCCGATCACGTCGCCGCGCCATGCGCTGGCGCTTGGCATCGGAACGGTGTTCCAACACATGATGCTGGTGCCCACCCTGACAGTCGCCGAGAACCTGCTTCTTGGCGGGCCCTGGTGGCAGCGTCCGAGGACCGAAGAGCTTGCGGCCCGCGTGGCCGAGATCACTGGCAGCCTCGGCATCACAGTAAAACTGCATGCCAAGGTTTCGGAACTCTCGCTCGGTGAGCAGCAGCAAGTCGAAATCCTGCGCGCCATGGTGCGCAACAGCCGGGTGCTGATCCTCGACGAATCCACCTCGATGCTGACGCCGAAGGGCATCGAGGAACTTGGCGCGCTGATGCGGCGCCTCGTCGAACAGGGATTGGCGATCGTCTTCATCACCCACAAGCTCAAGGAGGCGGCCGCCTTCGGCGACCGCATCTCGGTTCTCAAGCTCGGCCGCAAGGTGGGCGAGATCCCGCCCGAGCGGTTTCGCGCACTCGGCGAGCAGGAGATTATTTCCGAGATCGTGGAGTTGATGTTCGGCAAGCAGAAGGACGATCCCGAAGCGGTCGAACGTCCGGCCCGCGCGGTCGATGCCAGTGCCGCGCCTCTGCTTCAGGTCGCGGATCTGACGGTCGCGCCGACCGACAATGCACCCGGCCTGTCGTCGATCTCCTTCGACATCCGCCCGGGCGAGATACTCGGCATCGCTGGTATCGATGGCAACGGCCAGAAACAGCTGGCGGAGGCCTTGGCCGGTCAACGGGCGGCGACCAGCGGCTCGGTTCGGCTGGAGGGCACCGCCATCGAGGCGCTGAGCGTCGGCGAACGCCGCCACCGCGGTCTTCGCTACCTGACCGACGACCGGCTGGGCGAGGGCACCGTCGGCACGTTCCCTGTCTCCATCAACTTCTTCCTCAAGCAGGTCGGGGCGGCGCCCTTCTGGCGCAGCGGCGTCGAGCAGCGCGCCGAGATCGACAGGCGTGCCGCCGAGCTCGTGCGCGAATACGATGTGCGCACGCCAAGCCTGAAGACACCGGTGGCGCGGCTTTCCGGCGGCAACATCCAGAAGGTGCTGCTGGCGCGGGAACTGGCCGAAGGCGCCAAGGTGGTGATCTTCAACAAGCCGACCTACGGGCTCGATCTCGCCAACACGCTGGCCTCGCGCCAGCGCATCCGCGACACGGCGGCACGCGGCCTCGCCGTACTCTTGATCTCCACCGACCTCGAGGAACTGCTCAGCATGTGCGACCGCATCGCCGTCATCGCCAATGGCGTGCTGGTCGGCACCGTGGCGAATGCCGACGACGCCCGCACCAGGGTCGGTCGCCTGATGATCGGACTTGCCGCATGA
- a CDS encoding putative B6 ABC transporter permease subunit 2 — MSIDTAPAAGATALDATSAAATRRDIVHRLLMTLGPILAALVIAGCILLAVGVDPLAYYGYVLEKGLFSPLGIQQTLTRMAPLLFLAAGLIVAFRAGMWNLGGDGQFLLGAVTAAASAPVLVQVMPAWLALFCAFLIAMLVAMIWSLVPALLRAYQGVNEIITTLMMTFLGTSLANVLVKLVFRDPGTTVPQTRTLPVEDRLPRLFETTITSGLLLGLAVIIIVHLVMTRTAFGLKLRIVGANPRAAVHAGLGVPGLTIAVFAISAGLAGLAGAVDIIGVQGNVRADWNPAYGLAVIPAVFLARMNGFAAIGFVFLLSVLSIGGESAARRLGVPNHFTLVLVSIVLIVLALAEYVDHRYHQSRKA, encoded by the coding sequence ATGAGCATCGACACCGCACCCGCCGCCGGCGCCACCGCACTCGATGCCACGAGCGCAGCCGCCACGCGGCGCGACATAGTGCACCGGCTGCTGATGACGCTTGGGCCGATCCTTGCCGCCCTCGTCATCGCCGGCTGCATTCTGCTTGCCGTCGGCGTCGACCCGCTCGCTTACTATGGCTACGTGCTGGAGAAGGGCCTCTTCTCGCCGCTCGGCATCCAGCAGACGCTGACGCGCATGGCGCCACTGCTGTTCCTCGCCGCCGGCCTGATCGTTGCCTTTCGCGCCGGCATGTGGAACCTCGGCGGCGACGGCCAGTTCCTGCTCGGAGCCGTCACGGCGGCGGCCAGCGCTCCCGTGCTGGTGCAGGTCATGCCAGCCTGGCTGGCGTTGTTCTGCGCGTTCCTGATTGCCATGCTGGTGGCCATGATCTGGTCGCTGGTGCCGGCGCTGCTGCGCGCCTATCAGGGTGTCAACGAGATCATCACCACGCTGATGATGACGTTCCTCGGCACGTCGCTCGCCAATGTGCTGGTCAAGCTGGTGTTTCGCGATCCCGGCACGACCGTGCCGCAGACCCGCACGCTGCCGGTGGAAGACCGGCTGCCGCGCCTGTTCGAAACCACCATCACCAGTGGCCTGCTGCTCGGCCTGGCGGTAATCATCATCGTGCATCTGGTGATGACGCGTACGGCATTCGGGCTGAAACTGAGGATCGTCGGCGCCAATCCGCGCGCCGCGGTTCATGCGGGGCTGGGCGTGCCCGGCCTGACGATTGCCGTCTTTGCCATTTCCGCCGGGCTCGCCGGCCTTGCCGGCGCTGTCGACATCATCGGCGTGCAAGGCAATGTTCGCGCCGACTGGAATCCAGCCTATGGGCTGGCGGTCATTCCGGCCGTGTTTCTCGCCCGCATGAACGGCTTTGCCGCGATCGGCTTCGTGTTCCTGCTCTCCGTATTGTCGATCGGCGGCGAGAGCGCGGCGCGGCGGCTTGGCGTGCCCAATCACTTCACGCTGGTGCTGGTCTCCATCGTGCTGATCGTGCTCGCCTTGGCCGAATATGTCGACCACCGTTATCATCAGTCGAGAAAGGCGTAG
- a CDS encoding putative B6 ABC transporter permease subunit 1 codes for MTGLFSEVFLSALLFGAVTAAIPLLLAGLGEQMSEKAGVLNIGIEGMMLAGAYLGFVGAFYSGSLWLGFLTGAAGGIAVALIMALLCVRIGLNQIVIGIALTLGLEGLTALLHHFQFSRSYPRLPAADATVIPLLSDIPVIGPAFFRHHLIVYLAVALVFAMSYLYRRTQLGLNLQAAGDKPAALDVAGIDVIRTRTIAVLTTGALAGLGGAYLANVGAGLFIPFITNGAGFLGIVLAMLARGRPIWVLFGALLFGVCLSLTTAMQVAGINIPTDVIQMLPFLAVMIMLVLFGRRASLPAALGIPYERGAR; via the coding sequence ATGACCGGGCTCTTCAGCGAAGTCTTTCTCAGCGCATTGCTGTTTGGCGCCGTCACCGCCGCCATTCCGCTGCTGCTTGCCGGGCTCGGCGAGCAGATGTCGGAAAAGGCCGGCGTGCTCAACATCGGCATCGAGGGCATGATGCTGGCCGGCGCCTATCTCGGCTTCGTCGGCGCGTTCTATTCGGGATCGCTGTGGCTGGGCTTCCTCACCGGCGCTGCCGGCGGCATCGCGGTGGCGCTGATCATGGCGCTGCTTTGCGTGCGCATTGGGCTGAACCAGATCGTCATCGGCATCGCGCTTACGCTTGGCCTCGAAGGCCTGACCGCGCTGCTCCATCATTTCCAGTTCTCGCGCAGCTATCCTCGCCTGCCGGCGGCGGACGCAACCGTCATTCCGCTGCTGTCCGACATTCCGGTGATTGGCCCGGCCTTCTTCAGGCATCATTTGATCGTCTATCTAGCGGTCGCCCTGGTGTTCGCCATGAGCTACCTCTACCGCCGCACGCAGCTCGGTCTCAATCTGCAGGCAGCGGGCGACAAGCCGGCCGCGCTCGATGTCGCCGGCATCGACGTCATCAGGACCCGCACCATCGCGGTGCTGACGACCGGCGCGCTGGCGGGGCTTGGCGGCGCTTATCTCGCCAATGTCGGAGCGGGCCTGTTCATTCCGTTCATCACCAATGGCGCCGGCTTTCTCGGCATCGTGCTGGCGATGCTGGCGCGGGGACGGCCGATCTGGGTGCTGTTTGGCGCTCTTCTGTTCGGCGTGTGCCTGTCGCTGACGACGGCCATGCAGGTGGCGGGCATCAACATACCGACCGATGTCATCCAGATGCTGCCGTTCCTGGCGGTGATGATCATGCTGGTGCTGTTCGGGCGGCGGGCCAGCCTGCCGGCGGCACTGGGCATTCCATACGAGCGCGGGGCGCGCTGA
- the pldA gene encoding 4-pyridoxolactonase: protein MSDTKVYLLDGGSLVLDGYHVFWNRGPGGEVRFPVYSILIEHAEGRFLIDTGYDYDHVMKVLPFEKPIQEKHQTIPGALALLGLEPKDIDVVVNSHFHFDHCGGNKYFPHAKKICHRSEVPQACNPQPFEHLGYSDLSFSAEAAEARGATAQLLAGTTRANSTFEGIEGDIELAKGVKLISTPGHSIGHYSLLVEFPKRKPIMFTIDAAYTQKSLETLCQAAFHIDPVAGVNSMRRVKKLAEDHGAELMYSHDMDNFKTYKTGTQFYG, encoded by the coding sequence ATGTCGGATACCAAGGTCTACCTGCTTGACGGCGGCTCACTTGTCCTCGACGGCTATCATGTGTTCTGGAACCGTGGCCCAGGCGGCGAAGTGCGCTTCCCCGTCTATTCGATCCTGATCGAGCATGCCGAGGGCCGCTTCCTCATAGATACCGGCTATGACTACGACCACGTCATGAAGGTGCTGCCCTTCGAGAAGCCGATCCAGGAAAAGCACCAGACCATTCCCGGCGCGCTGGCGCTGCTCGGGCTGGAGCCGAAGGATATCGACGTGGTCGTCAACTCGCACTTCCATTTCGACCATTGCGGCGGCAACAAGTACTTTCCGCATGCCAAGAAGATCTGCCACCGTTCGGAGGTGCCGCAGGCCTGCAATCCGCAGCCCTTCGAACATCTCGGTTATTCGGACCTGAGCTTCTCGGCGGAAGCGGCGGAGGCACGTGGCGCGACCGCGCAACTGCTGGCAGGCACAACACGGGCCAACTCGACTTTCGAGGGCATCGAAGGTGACATCGAACTGGCAAAAGGCGTGAAACTGATCTCCACCCCCGGCCACTCGATCGGCCATTACAGCCTTCTGGTCGAGTTTCCCAAGCGCAAGCCGATCATGTTCACGATCGACGCCGCCTACACGCAGAAGAGCCTGGAAACGCTTTGCCAGGCCGCCTTCCATATCGACCCGGTCGCGGGCGTCAATTCGATGCGCAGGGTGAAGAAACTTGCCGAGGATCACGGCGCCGAGCTGATGTACTCGCACGACATGGACAACTTCAAGACCTACAAAACCGGCACACAGTTCTACGGCTGA
- the ppaT gene encoding pyridoxamine--pyruvate transaminase, with amino-acid sequence MRYPDHADPVLTLTAGPVNAYAEVLRGLGRTVLYDYDPAFQLFYEKVVDKVQKAMRLSNKPVILHGEPVLGLEAAAASLITSDDVVLNLASGVYGKGFGYWAKRYSPHLLEIEVPYNEAIDPQAVAAMLKAHPEITVVSVCHHDTPSGTINPIDAIGALVSAHGGYLIVDAVSSFGGMKTHPDDCKADIYVTGPGKCLGAPPALTIMGVSDRAWAKMKANKAAPRASMLSIVDWENAWSRDKPFPFTPSVAEVNGLDVALDLYLNEGPEAVWARHALTAKAMRAGVVAMGLSIWAASDAIASPSTTAVRTPDGVDEKALRQAARTRYGVVFSSGRGETLGKLTRIGHMGPTAQPIYAIAALTALGGAMNAAGQKLAVGKGIDAALAVIDADA; translated from the coding sequence ATGCGCTATCCCGATCACGCGGATCCGGTCCTCACGCTGACGGCGGGGCCAGTCAATGCCTATGCCGAGGTGCTGCGGGGCCTCGGCCGCACGGTGCTCTACGACTATGACCCGGCCTTCCAGCTCTTCTACGAGAAGGTCGTCGACAAGGTTCAAAAAGCGATGCGGCTTTCCAACAAGCCAGTCATCCTGCACGGAGAGCCGGTGCTGGGTCTCGAGGCGGCGGCGGCGTCGCTGATCACATCGGACGACGTCGTGCTCAACCTTGCCTCGGGCGTCTACGGCAAGGGGTTCGGCTATTGGGCGAAGCGCTATTCACCGCATCTCCTCGAAATCGAAGTGCCCTACAATGAGGCGATCGACCCGCAGGCGGTTGCCGCCATGCTGAAGGCGCATCCGGAAATCACTGTCGTCTCCGTCTGCCATCACGACACGCCGTCGGGCACGATCAACCCGATCGATGCCATCGGCGCGCTGGTGTCGGCGCATGGCGGTTACCTGATCGTCGATGCCGTCTCGTCTTTCGGTGGCATGAAGACGCATCCGGACGACTGCAAGGCCGACATCTATGTGACCGGCCCGGGCAAATGTCTTGGCGCGCCGCCAGCGCTGACGATCATGGGGGTCAGCGACCGCGCCTGGGCCAAGATGAAGGCCAACAAGGCGGCGCCCCGCGCCTCGATGCTGAGCATCGTCGACTGGGAGAACGCCTGGTCGCGCGACAAGCCATTCCCCTTCACGCCCTCGGTGGCCGAAGTGAACGGCTTGGATGTGGCGCTCGATCTCTATCTCAACGAGGGGCCAGAAGCGGTTTGGGCGCGCCATGCACTGACGGCCAAGGCCATGCGGGCAGGCGTCGTCGCCATGGGCCTGTCGATCTGGGCCGCCAGCGATGCAATCGCCTCGCCGAGCACCACGGCCGTTCGCACACCCGACGGTGTCGACGAGAAAGCACTTCGCCAGGCAGCGCGCACCCGCTACGGCGTGGTGTTTTCGTCGGGTCGCGGCGAAACTTTGGGGAAGCTTACACGCATCGGCCATATGGGCCCGACGGCACAGCCGATCTATGCGATCGCGGCGCTGACGGCGCTTGGCGGCGCCATGAACGCGGCTGGCCAGAAGCTTGCGGTCGGCAAGGGCATCGACGCGGCGCTGGCGGTGATCGACGCCGACGCCTGA